From one Bos javanicus breed banteng chromosome 15, ARS-OSU_banteng_1.0, whole genome shotgun sequence genomic stretch:
- the LOC133260948 gene encoding olfactory receptor 2D2 gives MRQTNQTQVTEFLLLGLSDDQHTQKLLFTLFLGVYLVTVLGNLLLMFLIQVDSQLHTPMYFFLCNLSLADLCFSTNIVPQALVHLLSRKKVISFTRCAAQLLLFLIFGCTQCALLAVMSCDRYVAICNPLHYPSTMTWRLCIQLVVGSWTSGILVSAVDTTFTLRLPYQGSNNVAHFFCEAPSILILASTDTHTSEMAIFLMGVVILLIPVSLILVSYGHIIVTVVRMRSAEGKLKAFSTCGSHLVVVILFYGSGIITYMTPKSYKEQKKLVSVFYAMVTPMLNPLIYSLRNKDVKGALRKVVIRNFPCRFGVFH, from the coding sequence ATGAGACAGACCAATCAAACGCAGGTGACAGAATTCCTCCTTCTGGGACTCTCTGATGACCAACACACCCAGAAACTGCTTTTCACCTTATTCCTAGGTGTCTACCTGGTCACTGTGCTTGGAAATCTGCTTCTCATGTTCCTTATTCAGGTTGACTCTCAGCTTCACACacccatgtatttttttctttgcaatttaTCTCTGGCTGACCTCTGTTTCTCTACCAACATTGTTCCTCAAGCCCTAGTCCACCTGCTATCCAGAAAGAAAGTGATTTCATTCACACGTTGTGCAGCTCAGCTTCTACTCTTCCTCATTTTTGGGTGTACCCAGTGTGCCCTTTTGGCTGTGATGTCCTGTGATCGATATGTGGCTATCTGCAACCCTCTGCATTACCCTAGCACCATGACTTGGAGGCTGTGCATCCAGCTGGTTGTAGGATCATGGACCAGTGGCATTCTGGTGTCTGCGGTGGACACCACCTTCACACTAAGGCTGCCCTACCAAGGCAGCAATAATGTTGCTCATTTCTTTTGTGAGGCCCCTTCAATATTGATCCTGGCATCCACAGACACCCACACTTCAGAGATGGCCATTTTCCTCATGGGGGTTGTGATTCTCCTCATACCGGTTTCTCTAATCCTGGTGTCTTATGGCCATATCATAGTGACTGTGGTCAGGATGAGGTCAGCTGAGGGCAAGCTCAAGGCATTCTCAACCTGTGGCTCCCATCTCGTGGTGGTCATCCTTTTTTATGGGTCAGGAATTATCACCTACATGACACCAAAGTCttacaaagaacagaaaaagcTGGTATCTGTGTTCTATGCAATGGTGACCCCCATGCTTAATCCCCtcatctacagcctgaggaacaagGATGTGAAGGGAGCTCTGAGGAAAGTAGTCATAAGGAATTTCCCATGCAGGTTTGGAGTTTTCCACTGA
- the LOC133261210 gene encoding olfactory receptor 10A4 — protein MMQGNWTVVNEFVLVSFSSLSSQLQALLFLLFLTIYLVTLMGNVLIILVTTADSALQSPMYFFLRNLSFLEIGFNLVIVPKMLGTLIIQDTTISFLGCATQMYFFFFFGAAECCLLATMAYDRYVAICDPLRYPIIMGRRACGQLAAASWFSGFPVATVQTTWIFSFPFCGPNRVNHFFCDSPPVIALVCADTSLFELEALTATVLFILFPFLLILGSYVRILSTIFEMPSAEGKRKAFSTCSSHLLVVSLFYSTAILTYFRPRSSNSPESKKLLSLSYTVVTPMLNPIIYSLRNSEVKAALRRAIRRTLGFRKL, from the coding sequence ATGATGCAGGGAAACTGGACAGTTGTCAATGAGTTTGTTCTTGTGAGCTTCTCATCCCTGTCCTCTCAGCTACAAGCTCtgttgtttctcctttttttgaCCATTTACCTTGTTACCCTGATGGGAAATGTCCTCATAATCCTGGTTACTACAGCTGACTCTGCCCTCCAAAGTcctatgtacttcttcctcaggAACTTGTCTTTCCTGGAGATAGGTTTCAACTTGGTTATTGTGCCCAAGATGCTGGGGACCCTGATCATCCAGGACACAACCATCTCCTTCCTTGGCTGTGCTACCCAGAtgtacttcttcttcttcttcggAGCTGCTGAGTGCTGCCTTCTGGCCACCATGGCATAtgaccgctacgtggccatctgTGACCCTTTGCGCTACCCAATCATCATGGGTCGCAGGGCCTGTGGCCAGCTGGCAGCTGCCTCCTGGTTCTCAGGATTCCCAGTGGCTACTGTGCAAACCACATGGATTTTCAGCTTCCCTTTTTGTGGCCCCAACAGGGTgaaccacttcttctgtgacagCCCCCCTGTCATCGCACTGGTCTGTGCTGATACCTCTCTGTTTGAACTGGAAGCTCTAACAGCTACTGTCCTATTCAtcctcttccctttcttgttGATCCTGGGATCCTATGTCCGCATCCTCTCCACTATCTTCGAGATGCCCTCAGCCGAGGGGAAGCGcaaggccttctccacctgctcctcccaccttctGGTTGTCTCCCTCTTCTACAGCACTGCCATCCTCACATACTTCCGACCCCGGTCCAGCAACTCTCCTGAGAGCAAGAAGCTGTTGTCGCTCTCCTACACGGTGGTGACTCCCATGTTGAACCCCATCATCTACAGCTTGAGGAATAGTGAAGTAAAGGCTGCACTAAGGCGGGCCATCCGCAGGACCTTGGGCTTTCGGAAACTATGA